The following is a genomic window from Crossiella equi.
CGATAAGGTCACCCCATGGGGGAACAGCGCCGCTGGGCGCGCCTGGGTGGCTTCGTGCTCGTCGGTGGCCTGGCGGTCGTCTTCGGCTGCCTGCTGCTCCTGCTGCTCACCGGCCGCACCGGGGTGAACTACAGCGCCGACCACGACGGCACCCTGCCGCTGTGGCTGCTGGTCGTCCCGGCCCTGCTGGGCATCGCGCTCACCCGCGTGTTCCCGCCGCGGCTGCGGTGGGAGAACCCGTTCGGCCGCCACCTGGAACGCACCCGCCGCGAGTCGGCCTGGCTGGTGGTGCTGGCGGTGCTGTTCGCGGTGGCGATGGTCGTGCAGGAGAGCCCGCTGGTCTTCCTGATCGCCAAACCCCTGCTGCTGGTGGTGATCCCGCTGGTGCTGTTCGCGGTCAACCGCCGCGGCGGCGCGCCGCGGGAGAAGTGGCAGCCGCTCGGCACGGCCCGCCTGCTGGCCCCGGTCCTGCCGGTGGCGGTGTTCCTGGCGCTGACCTACCTCATCGGGGTGTACCCGGACTCCACGACCATCCCGCCGTGGGACGTGATCGTGGCGGTGTTCCTGTTCAACGCGGTGTTCGAGGAGCTGTTCTACCGCCGCTGGCTCCAGTCGCGGCTGGAGGCCGTGCTGGGCATGTGGCCCGCCATCGTGCTGGCCGCCCTGCTCTGGGCGGTCTGGCACGTGGGCATCATGTCCCACCACGGCCTCGGCCTGGGCATCCTCACCGTGCTGGCCGGTCACGGCATCCGGGGGCTGTTCCTCGGCTACCTGTGGGCGCGGTACCGCAACTTCTCCGCGCTGCTCCTCACGCACGGGGTGATCAACGCCCCGTTCGTGCTGACCGGCCTGGTGTAGAGCGGCCTGGTGTGAGCGGCTAGAGGGTTTTCGCCGTGGGTGTTCCCTGTCGATCGGCCGCTCCCGGACAGCTGGCTTCCGAACGGCCTTCCCGGGTGCACTTGAGGGTTCGTGCGACCTGACCAGAAAACCCCACGACTCGTGTGGCCAGACCAGGCAACCCCACGACTCGGACGGCCTGACCAGGCAACCCCACTGCTCGTGCGGCCTGACTAGGCGTGTTGGCCGGGCCGGTACCTCGTGTTGGCATGGAGGGGACGGCCGTTCCCCCGAGGCCGAAGGCCAAGGGGTGGCCCTCCCTGGAGGGCCAACACGAGGTACCGGACCGGCCAACACGCCCGGCCGGTGGGCGAGACGGCGTAGCCGTGAGCCCGGGGTAACGCCCCCCGGGGTGTAGGACTGATGGGTTGCTCCGGGCTTACGGCTGCGCCGTTTCGCCCCGGGGCCGGGCGTGTTGGCCGTGTGGGTACCTCGTGTTGGCCCTGCGTGGAGGCCGCCCCTGCGGCCCTTCGGGCCTGGGGGAACCGGCCGTCCTCTCCGTGCCAACACGAGGTACCCACACGGCCAACACGCCTAGTGAGGCCGCACGAGCCGTGGGTTTTCCTGGTCTGGCCGTCCGAGTCGTGGGGTTGCCTGGTCTGGTCGCACGAGTCGTGGGGTTTCTGGTCAGGCCGCACGAACCCTGAGGGCTACCGGGGCAGGCCGCGCGAACCGTCAGGTCACGAGGGCCGTCCGAGCCGTTTGTGCCCGAGACAACGCCGTCCGGAGGGCTCAACACCCACGGCGAAAACTCTCTAGACCACCGCCCCGGAGCCCGCGCGCTGCCTGCCCTGCGGCTTCTTCGCCCGGGTCCGCCCGGCGCCGGGGGACTTGGTGTCCAGCAGCACCGCCAGCGGTGCGGCCGTGGCCACCGTGGAGATGGTGCCCGCCACCACGCCGACCAGGACCGCGAGGGCGAAGTCGGCGAGCGAGCCGTCACCGAGCAGCATCAGGCACAGCAGCACCGCGAGCACACCGACACCGGTGTTGACCGTGCGCGGCAGGGTTTGCAGCACCGCGGTGCCCGCGATGCGGTGGAACGGTTCCCGGGGCCGCAGGCCGCGCAGCTCGCGCACCCGGTCGAAGACCACCACGGAGTCGTTGACCGAGTAGCCGATCACGGTGAGCAGCGCGGCCAGGAACACCGCGTCCATGGTGATGCCGAGCCAGGAGAACAGCCCGAGCAGTACGAGCACGTCGGTGACCAGGGCGCTGACCGTGGCCAGGCCCAGCCGCCAGTCGAACCGCACGGCCAGGTAGACCAGCTGCGCGGCGACCGCGATGAGCAGGGCGAGCACGGCCTTGCTGCGCAGCTCGTCGCCGAGGCTGGGCCCGATCAGCTCGCTGCGCACCTGCCGCGTCTCGCCGCCGAGCCCGGCGAGCACGTCCTTGGCCTTGGCGGCCTGGGTGTCGTCGACCGGCCCGGTGCGGATGGCCAGCGCCTTGTCGCCGCTGGCCGAGACGGTGGTCCGGTCGAACCCGGCCGCCTGCAACGCCTCCCGGGCCGCCTCGGGGCTGACCTGCTGCGCGGTGGTGTACTCGAGCAGGCGGCCACCGGTGAACTCGACGCCGAGCTCGGGGCCGCGGACGAACAGACCGAGCGCGATGAGCACGGTGACCACCCCGGTGGCGAGCAGCCAGCGCTTCGGGTTGGCGTAGAGCCCGGAGAACCGCCCGGACAGCCAGGTGCGCACGCGCCCGAGGTGCCCGAGCCCGGTGAGCCAGGGCCGCTTGGCGACGAACTCGTTGTCGCAGACGAGCAGCAGCAGCACCCTGGTGAGCACGAGCGCGCTGAACAACGAGGCCAGCACACCGATGGACAACGTCACCCCGAAGCCCTGCACGGGCCCCGTGGCGAGGAAGAACAGCAGTGCGGCGGCCAGCAGCGTGGTGACGTTGGAGTCGGCGATGGCCGACACGGCCCCCTTGAACCCGCCCTCGACGGCGCGGTTGAGCCGCTGGCGGGGCGCGAGCCCGGACCGGGCGGCGAAGTCCTCGCGGGCCCGCTCGAACACCAGCACGTTGGCGTCCACCGCCATGCCGACGGCGAGTACCAGACCGGCCAGGCCGGGCAGGGTGAGCGTGGCCCCGATGGCCAGCAGCGAGGCGTAGGACAGGGCGGCGTACCCGGCGAGCGCGAGCACGGCGAGGAACCCGACGAGCCGGTAGACCACGATCAGGAACAGCCCGGTGATGGCGATCCCGAGCAGGGCGGCCCAGGCGCTGGCCTCGATGGCCTCGGCCCCGAGCGTCGGACCGACGGTCCGCTGCTCGATGACCTCGACGGGCAGCGGCAGGGCCCCACCCTTGATCAGCAAGGACAGCTCGTTGGCCTCGGCCTGGGTGAACTTCCCGGTGATCCGGGTGTTGCCCCCACCCATCCCGGCCTGGCACCCGACACTCGGGTCGACCTGCGGCGAGGAGATGACCTTGTTGTCCAGCACGATGGCGACCCGCCGCTGCGGGTTCCCGTCGGGGAAGCAGGCGGCCTGCCCGGTGAGCTTGCGCCAGCTCTCACTCCCGGGCCCGGAGAAGTCGATGGTGACCTGCCATCCGGCCCCCTGCGGCACCGGCCCGGACCCGGCCCCGGAGATGTTCTCCCCGGTCACCTGCGAGGCCCCGAGCCGAAGCGCGGCCCCGGACTCGTCGGGCAGCACGACTTCCCCCTGGCCCGCTGGTGTGCCGGGCGCGACGACCCCGAGCACGGGATGCATGGTCAGCTGCGCGGTCCGCCCCAACACGGCGACGGCCTCAGCCGGGTCCTGCACCCCGGGCAGCTCAACGATGATCCGGTTCTCCCCGGACCGCACCAGCGTGGGCTCGGCCACCCCGAGCCCGTCCACGCGCCGCCGGATGACCTCCAACGCCCGATCGGTGGCACCGGCATCAGCGGCCACGGTAGGTGTGGACTTGGCCTCGAGAACGATCTGCGTACCCCCGCGAAGATCAAGCCCGAGCCGGGGAGCGGTGGACAACACAAGATAGGAAGCGGTGACCAACACGGCAAGGGACAACAACCCCCGCACAAGCAGCCCCCGCCACGCCTGCGGACGCGACAAAGTAAGACTCCTCCAGGAAAAAGTTCCGTCCACTCAGGACGGCGAATGAGAGTTCATTTCCCTGGAAGGAAAGGCGGCCCACGTGTAGGCGCCTGCCGAGCAGCCACCTGGTCGACGGAGGGCGGCGAGTCGGGCCCGACCCACCCGGCCCCAACCCCGGGGTAGGCCACCGCAACCACGGGCAACCCGGACGGCAGCTCCCAGAAGTGCTGATGCGCCTGGGGATTGGCCACCGCGACCCGCTCGGCCGGGTGGTTCAGCCGGGTATCCCGGTGATCGGAACTGGAGCCCCCGAGATGCACCGACACGGCCACTTCGTGGGGCCGGTGCACACTGGGCTGGGCGGAGGCCACGGGGGCGACCGCGAGGGTGAGCAGACCGGAGAGCAGGACGGCGTAGAGCAGGCGGAGCAGACCGTGACGCGGCAGTTCGCGCACACCCCACCCCCTGTAGTCGACTGGTCCGGTTACGGGGCCAGTCTAGACCTTGGGGGGAGAAGGGGAAGCCCGGTTCGGGGGGCCTGTGGAGAACCCGGTCGCCGGACGGCCGAACACCCCGGAACCGGCTACCGCACAGACGCTTTGGCGAACCCCAGTGCCACGAAGCCCATCTGCGGGGTTGGTGCCGAGCATCTACGCGGCCGTCAGCCGCCCAACACAAGACCAGCTCCGCTCAGCAACTGATCCGCGGCTCTTTGGCCCTCCTGGGGATCTGCCTGCCCGGCGAGGGCATGCTTTTGATTTGATCGAAGATCACATGCTCTCAAAATGAAGATCAAGAGAATGTCCTCGCCGGACGGGCAGCGTCCTGGAACGGCATCGAAGACCGCAGATCAGTTGCTGTGCGGTGCGGGATTGTGTTGGGCGTCCCGCGGTCTCGTAGACGTCGGGCTGCGGTGGGGCTGCTCCGCGGCCAAAAGCAAAATCAGGGCTTCGCCCGCAGCTTCGCCAAGGTCAGCACGTCGCCCCGGATGCCCCACCCCCCGTCGGCGACCTCGTCCACCAGCACCATGGTGTTCGCCCGGGCCTCCTCCCCGAACAGCTCCACGTACAGCTCCGTCACCTTGACGACAAGCCGCTCCTTCTCCTCGGGCCCGATCAACCCGGCAGGCACCTTCAAGTTCGCGAATGGCATGCCCCCACCCTCCACCGCGCCCGCCACCCGGACCAGGGGCCGCCAACCCCTGCCTCACCGAGCTCCCGGGTGATACTGGGACCGTGGACCTGCACGCCCTCGGTGCCTTCCTGCACACCCGTCGTGACCGCCTCACCCCACCCGAGGTCGGGCTCCCGTCCGGGGAGCGTCGCCGCGTACCCGGGCTTCGCCGCGATGAGGTGGCGGGGCTGGCTGGGGCGTCCGTCGACTACTACACCGAGCTGGAGCGGGGGCGCGGGGCGCAACCATCCACACAGGTCCTCCTCGCGCTCTCCCGGGCCCTGCGGCTGGACGCCGACGAGCACGACCACCTCTTCCACCTCGCCGGGCAGCGCGTGCCGCCCGCCAGTGATCCCGTGGTCCGCGTCCAGCCGACCTTGTTGGCGCTCCTGGACCGGTTGGACGGGACGCCCGCGCAGATCCTCACCGACCTGCACGAGACGCTCGTGCAGAACCCGCTCGCCGTTCGGCTGGTCGGTGCTCCCGAGCACGACGAGTGGCCCCGGGCGAGTTTCCTGTACCGGTGGTTCACCGAGGCCGGGATCCGTGGCCGGTATCCCGAGGAGGACCACGCGCACCACTCCCGCGTCCTCGTCTTCGATCTCCGGGCCGCCGTGGCCCGGCGCGGGTTCGTGGGTCCGGCCGCGGAGCTGGTGGCCGAGCTTCGTGGGGGCAGCCCCGAGTTCGCCGCGTTGTGGGACACCGGGGACGTGGCCGTGCGGCGTGGGGAGTTCAAGCGGATCAACCACCCTGAGCTCGGGGTGGTCCAGGTGCGCTGCCAGAACGTGTTCAGTGAGGACGGTCGGCAGCGGCTCCAGTTCTTCACCGCCCCCGACGGGGCGCCCGAGCCCGGTCTCAGCGTTTGACCAGTGGCAGGTCCCGGCTCACCGGGCGGAAACCCACGCCGTGGAACAGGCCGCGGGCCCGGGGGTGGCCTGGCGCGCCCAGGCAGGGCACCGTGACGTGGGTCGCCCCGGCCTCGCGGGCCAGGTGCATGCCGTGCCACAGCATGGCCGTGCCCAGGTGCCGGCGCCGGTGGTCCGGGTGGGTGCCCACCGGTTCGAACTCCGCGGTGCGGTTCACCTCGTCCAGCCACAGGATCGTGGAGGCCGCCATCGTGCCGTCCGGTGCCTCGACGAGCACGTGCAGGTCCGCGCGGTAGCCCGGGCTGCGGCGCACACCCTCGTAGCTGGTCGCGTCGTAGGTGGTCGGGGTCCAGGCGGCCACGTGCGCCTGGACCGCCGCGTCCGGACCGGCGTCCTCGGCGGTGCGGAAGCGGTAGCCGGGTGGCAGCACCGGGGCGGCCAGGTCCGCCAGGTCCCGTTCGTTGAGCTGGGTCCAGGAGCCGTTGTCGCCCAGTTCGGCCGGGTCCGGCTCGTAACCGTGTGCGGTCCACTGGGAGAGGGCCGCCTCGTCGGCGGCCTGGGCCAGTACGGTGCGCTCTCGTCCGGTCGCGACCTCGTCGAACCAGGTGATGACCTCCGGCAGCAGTCCGGCGTGGTCGGGGTGGACCTGGTGGGCGAGGTAGGCGCTCGCGCCGAGCGTCACCCAGCCCCAGGCGACCAGCTCGTCCCCGTCGAACCACAGCCTGCGCCGCCACCGCTCGCCCCGGGCGACCCGGTTCCGGCCCCAGTTCCACGCCAGCTCCCCGTAGGCGGCGTCACTGTTCACCAGGTCCGGTCGCACGGCCGTGACCCGTTGGGCCAGGCCCTGCATGAGCCGCAGGTCCGCGGCCGTCACCCGCGCGGGCCGCCACACCGAGCTCGGCAGCACCGCCACGCCCTCCAGGGAGCGCGGCACCGGCACGTCGTACCGGGCCACCCGGTCGAAGAGCTCCTTCGGCAGGTACGGCCGCCGGGGGTCGCCGACCAGCACGAGCGCGCCGCGTTCGGCCGCCCGGCGCAGGAACGGCAGCACCGCCGAGCCCATGTCCTGGTCGTAGAACACGTCCCCGGCCAGCACCACGTCCGCGTCCACAGTGGACGAGAGCACGTCGGCGACCAGCGGGGCCAGCGCGACCCCGTTCACCTCGGCGTTGAGCCGCGTGGCCACCAGCGCCACCGGGTCCACGTCGCACGCGGTCACCGCCGCCGCACCGGCCCGTGCCGCGGCGATCGCCACCAGCCCGGAGCCGCACGCCAGGTCGAACACCCGCCGCCCGGCCACGAGCCCGGGGTGGTCCAGCACGTACCGCGCCACCGCCTGCCCACCAGCCCACGGGAACGCCCAGAACGGCGGCTCGGCGGCCCCGGTCAGCTCCCACAGGGCGGTGATGTCCTCGGCCTCGTGCAGTTGGACCTCCGGTACCAGCCCGCTCGCGCGGACCGTCGTGTGTTCCCGTACGAACGCCTCGGCGTCCACGGCAGCCTCCTCAGGCAGGCATCAGCACGGTCATGGACTCCTCGACGTGCCGGAAGCCCAGCCGCTCGTACAGGGTGCGCGCCGGGTTGCCCTCGGTGACCGCGAGCCCGATGGCGGGCAGCCCGTCCGCCGCGGCCTGCGCGACCGTCCGGCGCAGCAGCGCCGCACCCAGCCCCCGGTAGGCGGGATCGGGGTCGCGGAAGACCTGCGCGATCCACGGCCCGCCCAGCGGGGGCACGCCGATTCCCGTGCTCGCGACGACCCCGGCCACCACGTCCTCGCCGTCCAGCACCAGGCCGCCGCACCGCAGCAGCGGTCCCCGCCAGCGCCCGGAGAGCAGGTCGTCCAGGTCGTGGCGGTGCGCCTCGGGGTCCAGCACGTGGTCGGGGTGGCCGGGCGGGTAGGCGCGCCGCAGCGCCGGGTAGACCCGTGCCACCGGCAGGTCCACGGGCGTGACGCGCAGCCCGGCGGGCAGCTCCGGCTCGCGCCAGGCCGGGTCCACCGGGCCGGACAGGTCGTAGCTGAGGCTGTGCCCGTGCCGGACCAGCGTGCCGCCCTTGGCCTTGGCCGCCAGCGCGATCTCCGGCGGGCCGCTGAACACCCAGCCCGCGCACCGCTCCAGCAGCACCTCGACCACCTCGGTGGGCTCGGCGTCCACCGCCACCAGGTCCGCCGCGCACGGCAGCCCCATGCGCGTGGACAGCCGGTAGCGCGCCAGCACCCGCCCGGTGTGGTCCAACAGCTCCTCGTGCACAGCCCGCTCCCTACTCCCGCGACGCCGGTGGCCACACCGCCGCGTCCAGCACACCCGTGGTGTAGGCCCGGGCCACCAGCGCGGTGCGGTTGGCGGCCTGGAACCGTCGGCACAGCTGGGTGACGTGGTAGGTCACCCCGTCCGGGGTCAGTCCCACCGCGGAGGCGATCGCCGAGGTGGTGTCCCCGGCCGCGACCCTAGTGAGGATCTCCGTCTCCCGCGTACTGAGTTCCGGGGGCGTGTCGGCGGTCCCGGGGGTCTCCGGGTCGGCGGCCAGGGTCAGCAGCAGGCTCGCCTCCACGTCCTTGACCACCTGGAGGGTGAGCGTGCCGGTGCGCGTGCGGCCGGTGCGGCGCGGGGCCCACCGGACGGCCAGGGTGCGGCGGCCCCGGGCGCCCGAGCCCAGCTCGCGCATCAGCCGGTCGTGCGCGTCCTGCTGCCTGGCCGCCATCAGCGTGGTCAGCACGGTGCCGTGCAGGCGGGCCGGGCTGGTGCCGAGCAGGGCGGCGAACTCCGGGTTGACCAGGTCCAGCGTGCCGTCGGTGCGGGAGATCGCGGCGGGCACCGGCACGCGGTCCAGCAGCGCGGTGAACCGGTTGCGCCACAGCGTGGCCTCCCGGCGCGCGGCGCGGAACTCGGTGACGTCGAACAGGATCGTGCCCACGTGCGGGGCCGCACCGCCGGGCTGCGGCAACGGGAAGCGGTAGCCGGACCACTCCGACTCCCCACCCTCGCCGTGCACGCGCAGCCGCACCTGGCGGGCCAGCCCGGACAGCAGCACCGCCGCGCTCTGCTCCGCGGTCTGCTCGGCCACCTCCGGCGGCAGCACCTCGTGCACGGTGCGCCCCACGACCTCCGCCAGCGGGCGGTCCAGCAGGCCCAGGCCGGTGTCGCGCACCCAGACGTAGCGGTGCGCCTCGTCGGTGATCGTGGCCAGCACCGGGGCGTGCGCGACGAACTGGGCCAGCCGCTGCTCGGCCTGCGCCAGCGCGGCGCGGTCGGCGTGCCAGTCGCTGACCTCCACCGCGACCACGCCCAGCGCCGGGCCGTGCGGGGTGCGGACCAGGAGCTTGTGCCCGGCCAGCCACAGCCGCCGCTCCGGCTCACCCGGCAGCCGGGCCGCCACCGGGTCGCTGGGCCGCCACCGCACCGGCTCGCCGGTGCGCCACACGCGCTCGTCCTCGGCCATCGGCGCGGCGGCCGCGGGACCGAGCCAGTCGGCCAGCGTGGTGCCCGGCAGCGTCTCCGCGGTGGCCCCGAGCAGCCGCAGGTAGCCGGGGGAGGCCCAGGTGAACCGGCCCTCCCGGTCGCGCAGCGCGGCCAGGGCGCCGGAGGCGGCGAGCAGCTCGGCCAGCCCGAGCCGGTCCACGAGGTCGGTCACAAGGAGGAAAGGCTAGCCGATCACTACAAGATCTTGTAGTCGGATGGCCGTCGAGGGGGCTCACCCGGGTGCACTCTTGATCCGTCAAGACACCACCTGACAACGAAGATCGGGGACACGACGATGAGCACGCCGGACACAGTGGCCATTCCGCACCCGCCCTACCGCATCCCGGTGGTCGGCGACGCCTTCGGCTCACCCGCCGACCGCGTCCTCCAGTCGGCCATGGACCAGGCGCGCGAGCTCGGCCCGATCTTCACCCGCAAGTTCTTCAACAGCGAGGTCGTCTTCGTCTCCGGCGCCGACCTGGTCGCCGAGCTGGCCGATGAGGACCGCTTCGCCAAGCACGTGGGCGCCGCCCTGGTCACCATCCGCGGCCTCACCGGCGACGGCCTGTTCACCGCGTTCAACGACGAGCCCAACTGGGCCAAGGCACACGACATCCTGCTGCCCGCCTTCGCCATGAGCTCCATGCGCACCTACCACCCGACCATGCTGGACGTGGCACGCAAGCTCATCGCCCACTGGGACGCCCACGAGACCGTGGACGTGGCCGCGGACATGACCAAGCTGACCCTGGACACCATCGGACTGGCGGGCTTCGGCTACGACTTCGGCTCCTTCGAGAGCGAACAGGACCACCCGTTCGTCACCGCCCTGGTGCGCGGCCTGGCGCACGCGCAGGCCAAGCTGCGGCACATCCCCGGCATGGACTTCCTCTACCGCAAGGACGAGGAGCAGTTCGGCAAGGACGTGGCCTTCCTCAACCACGTGGTGGACGAGGTGATCAAGGAGCGGGTGGCCTCCGGCGACACCAGCACCGACGACCTGCTCGGCCTCATGCTCAACGCCCCGCACCCCCGCAGCGGCGAGCCGCTGGACGAGGTCAACATCCGCAAGCAGGTGATCACCTTCCTGATCGCCGGGCACGAGACCACCTCCGGCACGCTGTCCTTCGCGCTGCACAACCTGGTGAAGAGCCCGGCCGTGCTGGCCCGCGCCCAGGCCGAGGTGGACGCGCTGTGGGGCGATGTCGAGGACCCCGAGCCGAGCTTCGAGGACGTCGGCAAGCTCCGGTACGTGCGGCAGATCCTCAACGAGACGCTGCGCATGTGGCCCACCGCCGCCGCCTTCAGCCGCCAGGCGTTGGAGGACACCGTCATCGGCGGCAAGTACGCGGTGCGCAAGGGCCAGCCGCTGGTGGTGCTCGCGCCGATGCTGCACCGCGACGCGGTGTGGGGCGACAACGTGGAGGCCTTCGACCCGGAGCGGTTCAGCCCGGAGCGGGAGAAGGCGCGCCCGGTGCACGCGTTCAAGCCCTTCGGCACCGGCGAGCGGGCCTGCATCGGCCGCCAGTTCGCGCTGCACGAGGCCACGCTGCTGCTGGGCCTGCTGATCCACCGCTACCGCTTCCTGGACGTGGACAACTACCAGCTCAAGCTCAAGGAGACCCTGACCATCAAGCCGGACGGCCTGCGCCTGGGCCTGGCCCGCCGCACCCCGGCCGACCGGATCGCGCCGGTGGCCGCGCCGGAGCACCACGAGGTGCGCAGGGCGGCCGGGCGCGCCCGCCAGGGCACCGCGCTGACCGTGCTGCACGGCTCCAACCTCGGCACCTGCCGCGCCTTCGCCAAGGAGCTGGGCGAGGCGGGGGAGCAGCGCGGGTTCACCACCTCGGTGGCCCCGCTGGACGCCGCGGTGGACGCGCTGCCCACCGACGCGCCGGTGGTGGTCGTGGCCGCCTCCTACAACGGCCGCCCCACCGACGACGCGCTCAAGTTCTGGGACTGGCTGGAGACCTCGCCCTCACTCGACGGGGTGAAGTACGCGCTGCTCGGTGTCGGCGACCGCAACTGGGCGGCGACCTACCAGCACGTGCCCACCACCATCGACGCCCGCCTGGCCGAGCTCGGCGCGCGGCGCCTGCTGCCCCGCGGCGAGGCGGACGCCTCAGCCGACCTCTCCGGTGCGGTCGCGGACTGGAGCGAGGAGATGTTCACCGCGCTGCTGGCCGAGTACGGCGACCCCGACGCCGTGGTGACCGCGCCGGAGCGCACCGACGGTCCGCGCTACGCGGTGCGCACCCTGTCCGGCCCGGTGACCGCCGCCCGCGACGCACGGCACGAGGTGCTGCCGATGACCGTCGTCGAGACCGGTGACCTGGCCGACCTCGGGCACCCGCTGGGCCGCTCGAAGCGCTTCCTGCGGGTGGCCCTGCCCGAGGGCGTCACCTACCGCACGGCCGACCACCTCACCGTGCTCCCGGCCAACGCCCCCGAGCAGGTCGAGCGCGCCGCCCGCGTGCTGCACCTGGACCTGGACGCGGTGCTGGAGGTCTCCGACCGGCGGCCGGGCCGGGGTGCGCTGGGCATCGACCGCCCGGTGACCGCCCGCCAGCTGTTCACCCACTTCGTCGAGCTGCAGGACCCGGCCACCCCGGCCCAGGTCGCGGTGCTCGCCGAGCACAACCCGTGCCCGCCGGAGCGCAAGGCCCTGGAGGCCCTGGCCGCGACGCCGGACGGCCGCTCGGTGCTGGACCTGCTGGAGGTCAACCCGGCCTGCCAGGTGACCCTGGAGCTGGTGCTGGAGCTGCTGTCCCCGCTGCGCCCCCGGCACTACTCGATCTCCTCCTCGCCCGCGAGCCAGCCGGGTGCGGTGGACCTGATGGTGTCGCTGCTGTCGGCGCCCTCGCGGTGCACCGACGGCACCTTCCGGGGCGTCGGCTCGGCCTACCTGACCGGACTGTCCGAAGGGGACACCGTGCTGGCCAGGGTCCAGCCGTGCCGCGAGGCCTTCCGCATCGACCCGGCCGCGGCCACCCCGGTGATCATGGTCAGCGCGGGCACCGGCCTGGCCCCCTTCCGCGGCGCGGTGGCCGACCGCGTGGCGGCAGGCAGCACCGCCCCGGCGCTGTGCTACTTCGGCTGCGACCACCCGGACGTGGACTACCTGCACCGCGCCGAGCTGGAGCGGGCCGAGGCCGCGGGCGCGATCTCGATGCGCCCGGTCTACTCCCAGGCCCCGGAGCACGGCCTGCGTTTCGTGCAGCACCGCGTCGCGGCCGAGGCCGAGGAGGTCTGGGCGCTGCTGGCGGCCGGTGCCTCGGTGTACGTGTGCGGTGACGGGGCGCGCATGGCCCCGGGCGTGCGCGAGGCCTTCGTCGAGGTGCACCAGAAGCACACCGGCGGCACCCGCGAGCAGAGCGAGGCCTGGCTGGCCGACCTCGTCGCGGGCGGCCGGTACATCGAAGACGTCTACTCGGGGTGACGGCGGCCCGTCCGCCCCGCACAATAGCTGTCCACAGTGGAATCCGGTGAGGAGCAGGTCTGATGGGTGTCGTCGCGTCGATCTTGGTTGGGTTGAACGCACTGATCCACGTGTACATCCTGGTGCTGGAGATGTTCCTCTGGACCACCCCGCGCGGTCAGAAGGCCTTCGGCCTGACCCCGGAGTTCGCCCAGGAGACCAAGACCCTGGGCGCCAACCAGGGCCTGTACAACGGCTTCCTGGCGGCGGGCCTGGTCTGGTCCCTCATCGCGGCCGACCCGGTCGGCTACCAGGCCAAGATCTTCTTCCTGGTCTGCGTCCTGGTGGCGGGCCTGTACGGCGCGGCCACCTCGAGCAAGAAGATCCTGTTCGTGCAGGCGGTGCCCGCCACGCTGGGCCTCATCGCGGTGCTCGTCGCAGGCTGACCACAGATCACCTCCGGGCCCGTCGCTCCCTACTGGGGGCGGCGGGCCCGTTGGTGCCAGATCACCAGGCCGGGTAGGCGTAGCGGAAGCCCTCGGTGTCCGGCGGGGTCTGGCCGAACTCGGCGAGCGCGTCCCGGGTGAGCAGCTCGGTGGCCGTGCGCAGCTCCAGCTTGGCCAGCCAGTCCTGGGGGATCTTGCCCAGGCCGTGCGCGGCGCCGAACAGGTTGCCCGCGATGGCGCCGGTGGAGTCGCTGTCGCCGGTGTGGTTGACCGCGACGCGCATGGTCTCGCGGAAGTCGCCGCCGCCGTGCAGGAAGGCGTACAGGCCGATCGCCAGGGCCTCCTCGCCGACCCAGCCGCCGCCCAGCTCGCGTTCGATGCGCTCCGGGGTGCCC
Proteins encoded in this region:
- a CDS encoding GNAT family N-acetyltransferase, producing MHEELLDHTGRVLARYRLSTRMGLPCAADLVAVDAEPTEVVEVLLERCAGWVFSGPPEIALAAKAKGGTLVRHGHSLSYDLSGPVDPAWREPELPAGLRVTPVDLPVARVYPALRRAYPPGHPDHVLDPEAHRHDLDDLLSGRWRGPLLRCGGLVLDGEDVVAGVVASTGIGVPPLGGPWIAQVFRDPDPAYRGLGAALLRRTVAQAAADGLPAIGLAVTEGNPARTLYERLGFRHVEESMTVLMPA
- a CDS encoding PAS domain-containing protein: MTDLVDRLGLAELLAASGALAALRDREGRFTWASPGYLRLLGATAETLPGTTLADWLGPAAAAPMAEDERVWRTGEPVRWRPSDPVAARLPGEPERRLWLAGHKLLVRTPHGPALGVVAVEVSDWHADRAALAQAEQRLAQFVAHAPVLATITDEAHRYVWVRDTGLGLLDRPLAEVVGRTVHEVLPPEVAEQTAEQSAAVLLSGLARQVRLRVHGEGGESEWSGYRFPLPQPGGAAPHVGTILFDVTEFRAARREATLWRNRFTALLDRVPVPAAISRTDGTLDLVNPEFAALLGTSPARLHGTVLTTLMAARQQDAHDRLMRELGSGARGRRTLAVRWAPRRTGRTRTGTLTLQVVKDVEASLLLTLAADPETPGTADTPPELSTRETEILTRVAAGDTTSAIASAVGLTPDGVTYHVTQLCRRFQAANRTALVARAYTTGVLDAAVWPPASRE
- a CDS encoding bifunctional cytochrome P450/NADPH--P450 reductase, which translates into the protein MSTPDTVAIPHPPYRIPVVGDAFGSPADRVLQSAMDQARELGPIFTRKFFNSEVVFVSGADLVAELADEDRFAKHVGAALVTIRGLTGDGLFTAFNDEPNWAKAHDILLPAFAMSSMRTYHPTMLDVARKLIAHWDAHETVDVAADMTKLTLDTIGLAGFGYDFGSFESEQDHPFVTALVRGLAHAQAKLRHIPGMDFLYRKDEEQFGKDVAFLNHVVDEVIKERVASGDTSTDDLLGLMLNAPHPRSGEPLDEVNIRKQVITFLIAGHETTSGTLSFALHNLVKSPAVLARAQAEVDALWGDVEDPEPSFEDVGKLRYVRQILNETLRMWPTAAAFSRQALEDTVIGGKYAVRKGQPLVVLAPMLHRDAVWGDNVEAFDPERFSPEREKARPVHAFKPFGTGERACIGRQFALHEATLLLGLLIHRYRFLDVDNYQLKLKETLTIKPDGLRLGLARRTPADRIAPVAAPEHHEVRRAAGRARQGTALTVLHGSNLGTCRAFAKELGEAGEQRGFTTSVAPLDAAVDALPTDAPVVVVAASYNGRPTDDALKFWDWLETSPSLDGVKYALLGVGDRNWAATYQHVPTTIDARLAELGARRLLPRGEADASADLSGAVADWSEEMFTALLAEYGDPDAVVTAPERTDGPRYAVRTLSGPVTAARDARHEVLPMTVVETGDLADLGHPLGRSKRFLRVALPEGVTYRTADHLTVLPANAPEQVERAARVLHLDLDAVLEVSDRRPGRGALGIDRPVTARQLFTHFVELQDPATPAQVAVLAEHNPCPPERKALEALAATPDGRSVLDLLEVNPACQVTLELVLELLSPLRPRHYSISSSPASQPGAVDLMVSLLSAPSRCTDGTFRGVGSAYLTGLSEGDTVLARVQPCREAFRIDPAAATPVIMVSAGTGLAPFRGAVADRVAAGSTAPALCYFGCDHPDVDYLHRAELERAEAAGAISMRPVYSQAPEHGLRFVQHRVAAEAEEVWALLAAGASVYVCGDGARMAPGVREAFVEVHQKHTGGTREQSEAWLADLVAGGRYIEDVYSG
- a CDS encoding DUF1304 domain-containing protein gives rise to the protein MGVVASILVGLNALIHVYILVLEMFLWTTPRGQKAFGLTPEFAQETKTLGANQGLYNGFLAAGLVWSLIAADPVGYQAKIFFLVCVLVAGLYGAATSSKKILFVQAVPATLGLIAVLVAG